A window of Pan paniscus chromosome X, NHGRI_mPanPan1-v2.0_pri, whole genome shotgun sequence genomic DNA:
AAGGACCCACTGACCATGTACCTCAGACCCCAGGCGCCACTCCCAAGGGGTGGTATCCTGTACCACTGGACTCTGCaatgcaaaggaaacagtcaTATGCACAGTGTGGAGCTCCAACTGATGCTCCTACCTCCTTCTAAACTAGATTGCGGGCCCTTGGCCTGGAAGTGGAGACAGACTGAGGCCTGGGCCTTGCCTTCCCTCCAGAAGCTCCAGAgcttgggggtgggaggagagacagACCTATTAATCTTAGTGTGTTTCAGACACCAGGTAAGGCACAGGTGGAGACActaaggagaaggggaagaagggtTCAGTTGGGCCTGAAGGGTTTGGGTAAAGTCCTTAATAGAAGTGATGTCTCTTTCCATCCCCTTGTCACCTGCAGATTCAGGAGCCATCCTGAGGGATGTGGCAACATTTGGGAGGACTCGGCAGCTAGGTGATATCTCTATAATAGAAAATGACTTTGAGGTGAGAAGATACCCACTGCTTCCCTGACCTCATTCTCCCCAGCCCCTTATCTGAGGGGGAGGGTGTCCCCTGAGCCAGTCCCCCTCCCTTTCTAGGGGAGTATCTGGGAAAGAGGGCAGATTTGGAACCAGAGAAAGCTCTCTGGAAGAGGTTAGATTTGATCTGGGTCTTGCAGGATGATGGCCAGGGCCTCTCCTGCCGAGTTCATGGAATGCATGTCTGCTGTGAAGGAGTGTGTGAGGGATGGGACACAGACGTGCCAACATGGTAAAGGCTGTCTGAAAACTGGTGAAGGATGGGCCTATACCAGGGAGGCCTCCGTCCTGGGCCAAGCAGTTCTCTAACCTGGGAGTTGCTTCAGGTTGTAGGCACCATCTCTTCCTCTCCTGTCTGGACACTTCCTGTGGCTGACTGCCTTGGCAGTGGTAGTTAAGTGCTGAGATTGAGCCCCTTCCTGCCCATCCCAGCTCTCACACTCATCTCTCCTGTCAGCTCCTCCAACCCCCTTTTCATGATCAATTCCAGCCAAAAGGTCAGCCTCTTCCCCTAGACTGAGACCTGGGGTCAAACTGGACCCGACAGGGTTGTCCACggactcctctctctctccttactTGTATAGCCTAGGGTCCCAACTGGAAGACTAGATGAAGCAGGGCTGAGCCAGACCTTCCCACCAATCAAAGCTGCCAGAAGAGGGCGGGCTTTCTTATTTACCACTAGGTTCCTATCAGCTGCAAATATTGGGAAGGGGGAATGAAACCCATGAACGTTCAGATGAGAAAGCAAAATAAGAGTGGCAGTGTGCTAAGCTCCTGGGCTAGGGATCAGGACCCAGCCTTTAGCCTCCTCACAGCCCCTTGAGAGGACGGAAAGCCCTTGAGGCAGGCATGATAGGAAGCTGACTGGCTTAGGGCTTCCATGCTCTTGCTTCCTCCTTTGTATCCTCGTATCATGGGCAGACTCCAAACACAGAACACTCAAGACCACAAAGAATGGTTCTTAGCCTTTGGAGGGTCAAGGATCCCTTTATGAATCTGATACAAGCTGGTTAGTCTTCTTGTCAGAAAAACACATGCATGCAAACACCCACAAAAACATGTAAACAATCTGTTGATGGTCCCTGATTTAGTCCAGCACCCTCATCTTAAAGACTTTGGGACTCAGAAGGGAGATCTTTCCAACTACTATGGGACCATTATTGGGCTTGAAACCactttgctaagtgaaagaagctagacacaaaggaTCACATATTATacgattccatttatgtaaaatgtccagaataggcaaatggGATGAGGGGTAAAGGACGCCTAAGGGATATGGAGTTTCTTTCtgcagtgatgaaaatgttctgaaattttttttcgaatgatggctgcacaactctgaatatactaaaagctatTTAATTGTATACTTTTAAGTGGGTGACTGTATggtatgtacattatatatcaataaGCTGTCTTAAAAAAGTGAACTCAGGGGTTGCAAATGACCACACATCTGAGCTTTAGTCCCCATTCATCAGGGGCATAACCTGTGGAGAAAAATCAGGGAATTATGCAGTATATGGGTTAGACAGGAAAACATTCTAGGAAGAACGAGATTCTATGTATCATCTTAAGGGCAATAAAGCATCATGGAAGGTTTTAAGCAGTATATAATCAGATCTACACTTCAGAAACGCCccaaatcactgaattgtacatttcaaacaagtgaattttatagtatgtaaattatatctcaataaagccatTAACAAAAAAATCCCTTTGGGAGCTTGAGGAGGATAAACTGGAGGGCATCAACTGGGGGAGGCTGTAGTGTAGGAGTTTGGGTGAGGGGGCCCGAGCCCATCTGTTTGGACTTGAGGGAAAGTGGCTTGGGGTTAGAGTCGGGGGAGGATCAGAATGTCTTGCCCAAGGTTAAGAAGCTGGTGGAACTTGATTTCAGAACCCAgagctccctggcttcagccctagTGCTCCTGCCAGCACTACAGCTGCTCCACTGACTGGTGATGGAAGCACTGTCTTCCCCGTCTAAGAGAAATGCACTTCAGAAACATGTTTCCAAAAAATGTTTCTAAGGGTTTTATTTCTaacaagaggaaaataataaaataaaattaaaataggctTCAGTTGGAACCAAgtttcttgttttgctttttttttttcttttgaacaaaTTAATTACACACCAACAATCTTCTTTTATTAcaacatgaacccaggaggaggaaaggagacagGGGAGGACAGGGAGGGAGGACTGAGGTGGTTGTGAGGACAAGCACCAAAAGCTTTCTTCAGATCACAGGGAGCCCTGTTCAGCTCCCCAGCcaaattcctttaaaataaaaaactgtgaGCACGGCTATGTGAAGTTTCCTCCTCCTGGGTGGAACAgtcaggggaagggagagggagaagggggtaggaagggagagggagaagggggtaggaaggaaggaaaagaggggagGAGAGTGGGGGCAGGGGTTAGTGTAGCATGGCCTGGCCAGGACCAGAactggggagagaagggaggagagtCCCCCAGTTTGCATATACACTGGCCTTGTCTCTGGAATGGTGAtggcccagccccagccacccCCCTGCCCACCAGCCCATCCATCTATCTGCCTCAGGTGTCTGGGAATGCTGGTTAGAGGCTACCAGGGAGGGAAGACTCCAGGGGCCGGCCCCCAGGAGCTGAGGTCTGAACAATACCTTGGAGTCAGAATACAAAAGTCAAGGGACTCAGGGGTGGGCGGGTAGCAGGGATGGCCACCCCCCTACCCGCCCACCCCCCAAGAAGCAGGCTTGATGGTCAGAAAGAGGATCCTTGAGGCCGAGGGGGGTCTCTGTCAGGGTCTGTGCTAGGCTCAGCCACTGTCACAACTGTTGCTGAGGCGGCTGCTGTGGGCAGGGCAGATGCAGCCGGGGAGTCAGAGTGGAGAAAGGGGCCGAGGGGCCTGAAGTGGTCCCTTCCGCCGGTTCCAAGCCATTCTGGTTCTCCTGGGTGCTGGGGCTGCCAGTGGTGGGGATGGGTGCAGGGGGGCCCTCACCCCCAGTCTCCTCCtccagctcttcctcctcctggacCTCCTCAGCCTCTGGCCCTGAGCTCCGTACCCTCTTTGGCTCTAGCTCCTCTCGGGCTGGGTCATCGCCCTCCCCACCCCGATCCACcttccgccgccgccgcctctccAGGGCCCGGCCCCGAGCCCGACTCCCGTGACGCTCTGCCTTCTccagctgtgattacagacaggCAGAAAGACAGGTTGTGGGCCAGTGGTCAGGCCTGGGCTCCCTACTCGGCCTGACCTCCTGGCCCGGCCCATGACCCCTCTCCTCACCTCCAGAAGTGTGCGGATCCTCTCCAGGTCTGGGGGCTGTCCAGCCTGCAGCAGCTGCCAGATGCTGTGGTTCTCATCCAGGGTCACCTCGAGCAGGTCCCCCTCCATCATGAGCTCCTCCAAGGGGGCCCGGGTTGCCTCAGGCAGTTCCAACACAGGGCCAGTCAACTGTGGCAACAGCGAGGACAGCAGCTCCAGATCTAGGAGGTTGCAGGAACAAGCGGCATTAGAGGCTGCCCTTGGTCTTATCCCCACCACTACAACAGAGCTGAGGACTACATGGGTCACTATGGTGATGTGCAGTCAACAGCCTACCCACACCACACCTAGACCTACCTCTCTTACCTGAGCCCTCCTCCGGGGCTACCTTCTCAGGACTGGTCACACTGTCTCCATTCTCCAGTAAGCCCTGGACCTGCGGAGGAGAGCAAGAATAGGTAGGGGCAACTGAAGTGAAGAACCAGGCCCTATTCCTCCTCCGCCAACCCCAAACTTGAGACCCTCCGCCTtctggaggaggagggaagacaCAGGCTGCCAGCAGGGAGCAGAGTCTAGGAATCTGGACAGATGCAGAATAGAGTAGGAAGGCTGGtccaaagaaaactgaaaattggaGAACAAGGGGCAGGGCCGAGCCTAAACTGGGGTAGGGGCTAGGAGACAAGAATCTGAGGACAAGAGCTGGGCTGAGTAGCTCACCTTAGGCATATCCTTGCCACTGCCCTCTCTGAGGGGGTCAGAAGCAGGGGCTGCAGGGTAGTTAGGAGGCTCCTCAGGTCTAGGTTCAGCCTGTAGCCGTTGGCGGAGCTCAGCCAGCCGTCCCAAAAGAGCAGTCACATCTTCAGAGGCCAGAGCCTGCCTGGCGCGGCCTTGCCAGCTGATGGCCCTCTCTGTGAGGCACTGCAGGGCCTCGCCCTCGGGCAGCCGCACAGGCAGTCTCTGCAGGGCTACCAGCagtgccaggatggtctccaggCGCGGGCGCCTTGAGCGCATACACAGTGGACACAGGAATTTGGTGTCCCATTCCCACCAGGCCAGCAGTGGGGATGAGGTGGGATTGGGCCTCGGAGAGCTGAGGAGGCGAGGCACTGACACACACCGCCCATGGAACCAGTCCTGACACAGGTCACACTGCAGAGCTCCCGCCCCAGCCGGCACCtgcccacacacacagacagaggtTGTAGAGGAGGCCGTGGTCGATGATGCCAGTGGACTGGGCTTGGCCGAATTGGTGCGACGCAGCTGCAGGAtaccctccttctccttctgttcCCCCTCCTTGAAGGCCACGATCTGCCATACCCAGGACAGGAGCAAAGTGGGTCAGCAGCCtaccccttcccttctctgggcccCCCCTTAACACCCCCACTCCCAAACCAGgagaactgaggctcaggggaCAAGCGGTCTGCTCATGGCCACCCAGCTCAGACACTCTATCATCACCAAGCCCTTCTCCCCATCTGTGTCTAAGCTCCTTACCacagagcctgggtccctgaggtCCTGCGCAGACAGCCCCAGCAGCTCTGTGTCAGATTTGTACAATCCCAGCTCCTTCTCCATCCACCGGCTGCGCTTGGTGCTGTCTGAGCCAGCATCTGCACATGGGCAGAGAACCTGGGGCAGGCAGACAAGAGAGGGAATGACTGGGCTTCCCTTACATCCCccgcctccttccctccctggtgCCCCTACAAAACCCATGTTATCTCATGAGCCATCTCATAGAAGCCAGGGCAGGCGTTAAGAGACGCTGTAGGTCAAGgtcccaggcctcacctccagcaGCGTGTAGCAAGAATTTTTCTTGAGGAAGGTCTTGGAGGCCTTCTCCCTCCAGGAGTGCGCTGTCAGTACCTGTAGCTCTAGCTGTCTCAGCTCCTCCAGCCCCACAGGTAGGTCCCGGCCCACAGCTACTAGGCCCTCCAAGTCATCCAGGCAGGGGTAGTGGTCACCATTCTAAGGCCAAGGGCGAGAGACAGCTCAGTTCAACTTGCCAATGCTATTGATGCTTactctgtgcctggccctgagctGGAAAGATGAACTGGGCTCAGTCTTGAGGGATTAAAAAAATAGGTGTCATCCTAAGGAACAACCACTTGGCTCTCTCCCACAACACCGGCATCTACCGACTGGCTCAGCCCCAAATATCTAGTCAGCCTTCTGTTGTGGTttgcctcttctcctctcctccatgCCCCTGCCCTGCTCAGTCCCATACCACCTGCTTCCCTGGCCCACCCATCTCATCCTAACCAGTGCCCTCTCTTCCTTCAGGCCAGCCTCACACTCTTCCTCTCACCCTGCTCATCAGGCACATCTTGCCTCCTGACTACATGCCatgcccccttcctctctccagcCAACCCAACCCATCCCAGCAACCCAGCACATCCCAGTGTATATGCCATCTCTTCCCAGCTGGACTGAAGGCCTGGGGTGGGAGTGGCAGGGTCCTCACTTGGATCTCATCAACATCAGCAATCCAGGCCCGGGCCTTAGCAAGAGCCTCCTTGAGAGCCTGGATGTTGGGCAGGTGAACAGGGATGTTTTCCGCTTCACGGATTATGGCCTCAAGTGTGGCTGGTGGATGCTTCTGCCTAAaggtaaggaaaaaaagaacGCTCAGTCTGATGTGGTCTGCCTGACCAGAAGCCCAGCCTGACCACCAGATATATCTGCATGGGCCCCTTGGGTGTCTGTTATTCCTGCTGTCACTTGGGCCTACTTGCTTGTATTCCACCTAAGGGTAGCTGCCAGTCCCTGCTTCCCCAAGACTGCATGCACCCAACTTCATCCCTTCTGCCACAGCTCTTGCACCTCTGTTTGTCTGCCAGTCTGCTGGCCTGCTAGCAATGCCTACATATACAACCTGTATTGTGTAATCTGTTGCTGCAGTTTGTCAACTGCCCTGTGTGGGGTCTTTCTACCAACATCTGCCCATCTGCCTGTCACTTGTGCTTCTGGGTATGCGCACATTAGCCTGTAGGGCTAGTCTTCTAGATAATCTCTATCTGTCCATTTCTGCTTCTCCATCAGCCTCTCTTTGCCTTTAAGTAtagagttgttttttaaaaaaacgacAAGATAGACAACAAAAGAGGGGAGAGTCAATACAGTAACACAGGAGCGTGATACCTAAGGCCACCCATGGGCATCCTCTTCTGGGTCTCCACTCAACTTTGATGTTTGGAATAGGGCAGGGAAGGGAAGCAGCAGCTGGACCTACCTGGCCTCCAGGCAGAGGTGGGCTTTCTCCTCCCAGCGTTCAGCAATTGTCAGCAGTTCCTGCAGCTCGGCCTGGGCTTTATCCACAGCAGGGCTAGGGGCTACACTGGCACCCGCGACCAACAGTCCTCGCATGACAGCCAAGGTGCCCCTTCGGGCTGAGGGGGCCAGTGTGCGTTTCACCTCATCCAGCCATCGCGCCTGTTCCACCTGCCGCTGGAGCTGCTGGGCCTCAGGCACCTCCACCCCCAGCTGCCGCCCCCTCTCCAACAGGGACTGCAGTAGCCCTGGACTGGAGGGCAGTGAGGCCAGGGCCTCACGAGCCTCAGCCTGGTAGGCCTCCACCTGTTCCAGAACACCCTACCAGGACACAGGATGAAGAACAAACTCCTCAGCTGGGCCCAGTGAGGGGTTCCACCACCAGATGGAACCTTGTCCCACCTACCTTCTTACCCTCCAAGCTTTTGGGGCAAAGGAGCCTAACATGGGCTGAGCTCTCCTTCTCCAAGCCCTAAGACAGTTGGGGTTCCTAACACTGACTGCTCATTAGAATGCCCTGGGGAATTTaagaatgcagattcctgggccccaccctgaGAGATTCTTAATTAACTAATAATTATTAATCTATGctttatttaacttttcagaGGGCTCTGTTCTCAGGGCACCAAGAGACCTCCCTGCCCTAAAAATTGCTATGATTAGTCCTCACATAAACCCTTGTGCTCACCACCCTGGGGTCTGTTGCCCTCTCCATCTCACTCCTCCTCCACCTTCATGAATTTCCCTCCACTTTCCAAGCCCAACAAGCACCCCTGTTACCTCCTTCTCCTCTACCCCTCCTCCAGGAAACCTTACCTGGACTCTGTATCCTATACCCATACCCTTGCCACCTGACCCTCAAGGCCCATTTCTAACAGACAAGTCACTAGACCCTTGCCTCACCCCTCCCACCTGTTCTTTTCTCACACGTGTGTCCTGTCTTGCCTGAACACTTTAAGCTTTTGAAAGGAGCCAAGCATGGCCTGCTGCTCAGGTCCCCTGGTCCCCCTGATCCCTCATCAGCACTCCAAGCGTCCTCACCTTGACATCCCCAATCTGGTGCATGGCGCAAGGCAGGTTGTTCATCTGGTCCAGAAAGGCCCGGAGCTCAGTCAGGGTCATCTGTAGACCAGCCACCCTGTGGGGGCTATGAAGTATCACATGTGAGGTTTCAGGTCCAAACTCAGTGCCTTCCCTCCATGTCTATGCTAAGACTGAACACCTTTCCTCACTACACCTGTCCACCTTGATCTCGCATATTTCAAATTTGCCCCAATTGCCCAGGTTAGAGGGAAGGTTTTAAATTATAGAGCATGTTCATATTATGAGGGGAAAGAATTAGAAACTAATGGGTTGTAATAAGAGCTACACTTTGCAATCCATCCTCTACTGTGAACTCTAAAGCTGTGTTAGCAGGGATCAGGTCTATACATCTTTGTCCTGTTCTTACCCGTAAGCCTCCCACAACTCTTCCCTGCCCacaaaacccctcagcctctctCTCAGGCCACTTCCAGGTactgataaaaaataaacacttctAGCTTTCTTATCACAGaggctctcctctcctttttaggTGGCCTGGTCTCCTTGTCCTCCCCAACACCTTCCAGGCCATCTCACACTCTTGTGCCTGGCAGCTTCCTGCTGATGTCCATTCTGCCAAATGGTATTCACAGTCTACCCCTTGTAGCACTTTTCCTCGGTGCTGGATCCTCAGCACCTTATGTGTGCCCTAACTCCTCACGCTGTCATACCCAGCTTCCTGGCCGCTGACCAGTCCCAGAGCTCGGGACACGCAAGCCTCTGCCTCACTCAGGCAGTTCTTTAGTTGCTGCAGCAGCTCACTATTAGGAAACCTCCGCTCACGGGCTTCAGACTCTAGTGCCCTCAGTTCTTCAAGGCCTGGAAGAAAAATGAGGGCAGCAAAGAGTAGGCAGTATTGAATAGAGGCAGAGGAAGGGGGTCAGAGTACAGAAGAAAGGGAATAGAACTTGCCTGTGGAGTCCCTCCATCCCCCCCATCACTCACTGCGCTTCCGCCcatcctccacctccagggccaCTCGCACTTTGTTGGCCCAGGTGTCAAAGGACTCAGCCCGAACCTTCAGCTTATGCAGCATGGCAGGAAGCTCATCCAAGGTATACCGATACCTGGAGGAAGAGGGCAGGCAAGAGCATGTCTGGCCCAGCTCTCCATCCTCCTTCTTGCCCCACTTCCTCCAGAAAGGCCCATGCTCACCGCAGGTACTGCCGGCTACTAGAGCACTTGCAGAGATCATTGATGTGGGAAAGGCAGACAAGGCCGTCTGGGCAGTCGTAGCAGGCCAGGGCTGACAGGAAACACGTAGTCTTGCACTTGATACACTGGCGCTCATCATCTGGGAGCAGCTCGAAAGCCTCTCGCTCAGCCTCTGTGATACCCTAAAGGCATTTAACCCATGCGTTATATATAACCAGAACCAGGTAGCAAAATTCTCCATCTCAGCCACCACCGACCCCTACTTTAGATTCAAATCTATGCTGAGGGTCATGGGGTTTAAGAGGCCAAACCCCAGGGAGCATACCTGCCCTTTGTAAAGTCTAGACTCTCAAAGCTTGGGGAATCAGATAAACCAGGGCAAGATCAGTGTGCGCTGAGTCAGATaattttatagaggaagaaaaatcaGGTAAGATCCAGATCAGCAGAAAGGGCCTTGTGGGTGAGAAGTGAGGAAAGTGGTGGACCAAGATACCAGAGAGGTGGCAATGAGTGCAAGTGGCCAAGGGACAGGCCTGGCTAGTTATGTGTACTGGGGAACAATATCGGCTTCCAGTTACTCAGAGCCcactgtgttccaggcaccacGCTGGCCACTTAGTAGGCAGGAGATACTTGTGCACATATATAACTTAGAGAAATTCAACCGTATGTGCTTGTGTTCAGGGTTTAAAGAGATATAATAATTTTCTCCCAACAATATGGTTTCCAAACCTAATCCAATGACTTCATCTGTTGctcagataaagaaaaagcaatccatttcaaaaatgaaggaaaagctgGCTATATTGGAGTAATCGAGAGACAACCCAGTGTGTATATCTAATGGGCAATTTTAGGGATTTTAACGGGAAATGTCGACTCTTAACAGTTTTTGTCTTACATACCAACTTTAACACCTAATCTCTGCATAAGTTATGAGCCCAAATCCCACTCTGCCACTTATATGCTGTGTGATCATGAGTAAATCATTTAACGTCTCTGGGTCTGTTTCATTATCTAGTAAGATGGAGATAAACAGTATCATCCTTGttgggttgttatgaggattaacaaaaataaagcagCTATGGAATCAGACAAGTATCTCAGCACTTAGATTCAGtgttcatcaaatatttactgttATTAGCTCTAATTTTCAGATAAGAATATATATTCCACAGGCCTATCTCATTTTACTAAGGCAGAAACTAAGTCTCAGGGTCAGTAACTTGCCAAACTGAGTTAATTTTGACTTTAAAGCCAGAGAATATTCTAAGGATGAAGTCTCTAGGGTTTTTTTGGACTACAGACTCCTGAGAATTGGATGTAAACTATAAGTCCTCTTCCCAGAAACATACTTAAATACACATACAATCTCTTACAGGATTCCAAGACTATGGTGTCCAGAATGCTTCTCTGAGGTAAGGGCCAAGTGTGAAGAATTCTGAATGTCAAGATGAGAAGGTCTGTTCTCCCCACCTTGCTTTGGCTCCTTCCCACAGCTTGGCACAGCCACACGGCCATCATTTAATAACAGTACTGAACAGAGTGAGAAAATGATGCCTGGAAAAGCCCAGGGACTCAACAACTTACACCACGACTGAGAGGCCCCAGACTTCCAACACTACTGTAGCTATAGTTCTCCCTATAGCCCACACTCACAGGAAAGCTATAAATGagctttaaaataagaaagtattACCCTAGATAGGCAGCAAGGGATCCCACAGAACCAGCACTCCTTTGTAATCTTATGAAAGACTCTCACAAAGTCAATTCCCTAACTGGGCAAGTGTGAAATTTGAAGATGATGGCTGAAACTACACGAGTGGACTTTAGAGCTCTGTAGCAGCTTCCACTCAGCTACACACACCTAACACAAGCTTACAAGAAATCAATTAAAGCAGGACCACCTTCAGCTTGGTAATATTATTGCCCTAGCTGGAGTTAATAAACCATCTGCAGGTAATAAAATGGCAATTCCTGAGAAACATTCCAAATTTCAATCAGTTTCTTCATGTATTAACATTACCAATAATAGCAGCTGCAACACTGCAAAGGCAATGTTAGAGAGATGGCTTTCATATAAATCACCTTACTCTAACCTTACATCTTGCAAGTTAGgtatttattcccattttagagtaGGAAAGTGAGATATGAAAGATCAAGTAACTTGATACAGTCACCTAGATAATCAGCAGTGAGGTTTCATATGCCAGTCTATTTTGCTAGGTCATGTAAATAATGATAAATAGCTGCTATACCAGTACCTGCCATGGGTCAGTCACTAAGCAAACATTATCTTTAATACAATCAACTATCCAAAAAGATAAGTATTATCATAATCCCATTTTTCAGAGGGGAAAACTGACAATGAAGTAAATCGACTTAAGCAAGGTTGCTGGTAAAGGGTATAGCAGAGAATGGTATGTGGTTTTCAATCGAGATACATCTAGTTCTTTTCACTATACGCCAAGAGTAGAGGCTACATCTTCTTggtgctgcctctgcctccccgaaCTTCCACCAGAATAGGGTGCTTGATCTGGGGTACTCTCCCCACCTTCTCCAGCAGGGCCTTTCGTAGACGCCGCTCTTCTTGCACCATGATGAACATCTCCTTATGCACAGCTGCCGCCAGGTTTAGGTCTAGCTTCTCTGGGCAGGCAGCCATCTTGCAGATAAGCTCCTCATGGGAGAAGACGCAGTATCTCCGGAGCCGGCGGTAGTGCTCAATGCACTGGCGCCCAGCAGGCAACTGTGGGCAGGTTCAAGGTTGAGTGTGGCCAAGTCTGGAGGCCATGATGCCCCAGCTTCTCTACAACCCTCCTGCTTCTCCCCACCATCCCACCACATTCTAGACTCACCCAGTCAGCAGTGCAAAAGTTGACAGCCTCGGCAAAGTTGTAGCCTTGGTTGAAGCCGCTGTGGTAAGCACGGGGGAAGGTGATGACAAATTCTCCTGCACACTGGTTTGTGCGGACAACCTGAAGAACACAAAAGGCCATGGCTGTTGAGATAGAGATTTTCCTGTATACAGACCTGACTTAAGTGCAAGGTCATTAAGGAGACAAAGAAAAGCCTCAGGGAACACAGTCTGACAAC
This region includes:
- the KDM5C gene encoding lysine-specific demethylase 5C isoform X11, which produces MEPGSDDFLPPPECPVFEPSWAEFRDPLGYIAKIRPIAEKSGICKIRPPADWQPPFAVEVDNFRFTPRIQRLNELEAQTRVKLNYLDQIAKFWEIQGSSLKIPNVERRILDLYSLSKIVVEEGGYEAICKDRRWARVAQRLNYPPGKNIGSLLRSHYERIVYPYEMYQSGANLVQCNTRPFDNEEKDKEYKPHSIPLRQSVQPSKFNSYGRRAKRLQPDPEPTEEDIEKNPELKKLQIYGAGPKMMGLGLMAKDKTLRKKDKEGPECPPTVVVKEELGGDVKVESTSPKTFLESKEELSHSPEPCTKMTMRLRRNHSNAQFIESYVCRMCSRGDEDDKLLLCDGCDDNYHIFCLLPPLPEIPKGVWRCPKCVMAECKRPPEAFGFEQATREYTLQSFGEMADSFKADYFNMPVHMVPTELVEKEFWRLVNSIEEDVTVEYGADIHSKEFGSGFPVSDSKRHLTPEEEEYATSGWNLNVMPVLEQSVLCHINADISGMKVPWLYVGMVFSAFCWHIEDHWSYSINYLHWGEPKTWYGVPSLAAEHLEEVMKKLTPELFDSQPDLLHQLVTLMNPNTLMSHGVPVVRTNQCAGEFVITFPRAYHSGFNQGYNFAEAVNFCTADWLPAGRQCIEHYRRLRRYCVFSHEELICKMAACPEKLDLNLAAAVHKEMFIMVQEERRLRKALLEKGITEAEREAFELLPDDERQCIKCKTTCFLSALACYDCPDGLVCLSHINDLCKCSSSRQYLRYRYTLDELPAMLHKLKVRAESFDTWANKVRVALEVEDGRKRSLEELRALESEARERRFPNSELLQQLKNCLSEAEACVSRALGLVSGQEAGPHRVAGLQMTLTELRAFLDQMNNLPCAMHQIGDVKGVLEQVEAYQAEAREALASLPSSPGLLQSLLERGRQLGVEVPEAQQLQRQVEQARWLDEVKRTLAPSARRGTLAVMRGLLVAGASVAPSPAVDKAQAELQELLTIAERWEEKAHLCLEARQKHPPATLEAIIREAENIPVHLPNIQALKEALAKARAWIADVDEIQNGDHYPCLDDLEGLVAVGRDLPVGLEELRQLELQVLTAHSWREKASKTFLKKNSCYTLLEVLCPCADAGSDSTKRSRWMEKELGLYKSDTELLGLSAQDLRDPGSVIVAFKEGEQKEKEGILQLRRTNSAKPSPLASSTTASSTTSVCVCGQVPAGAGALQCDLCQDWFHGRCVSVPRLLSSPRPNPTSSPLLAWWEWDTKFLCPLCMRSRRPRLETILALLVALQRLPVRLPEGEALQCLTERAISWQGRARQALASEDVTALLGRLAELRQRLQAEPRPEEPPNYPAAPASDPLREGSGKDMPKVQGLLENGDSVTSPEKVAPEEGSDLELLSSLLPQLTGPVLELPEATRAPLEELMMEGDLLEVTLDENHSIWQLLQAGQPPDLERIRTLLEFLSQETNHQASQRESRN
- the KDM5C gene encoding lysine-specific demethylase 5C isoform X15 encodes the protein MEPGSDDFLPPPECPVFEPSWAEFRDPLGYIAKIRPIAEKSGICKIRPPADWQPPFAVEVDNFRFTPRIQRLNELEAQTRVKLNYLDQIAKFWEIQGSSLKIPNVERRILDLYSLSKIVVEEGGYEAICKDRRWARVAQRLNYPPGKNIGSLLRSHYERIVYPYEMYQSGANLVCNTRPFDNEEKDKEYKPHSIPLRQSVQPSKFNSYGRRAKRLQPDPEPTEEDIEKNPELKKLQIYGAGPKMMGLGLMAKDKTLRKKDKEGPECPPTVVVKEELGGDVKVESTSPKTFLESKEELSHSPEPCTKMTMRLRRNHSNAQFIESYVCRMCSRGDEDDKLLLCDGCDDNYHIFCLLPPLPEIPKGVWRCPKCVMAECKRPPEAFGFEQATREYTLQSFGEMADSFKADYFNMPVHMVPTELVEKEFWRLVNSIEEDVTVEYGADIHSKEFGSGFPVSDSKRHLTPEEEEYATSGWNLNVMPVLEQSVLCHINADISGMKVPWLYVGMVFSAFCWHIEDHWSYSINYLHWGEPKTWYGVPSLAAEHLEEVMKKLTPELFDSQPDLLHQLVTLMNPNTLMSHGVPVVRTNQCAGEFVITFPRAYHSGFNQGYNFAEAVNFCTADWLPAGRQCIEHYRRLRRYCVFSHEELICKMAACPEKLDLNLAAAVHKEMFIMVQEERRLRKALLEKGITEAEREAFELLPDDERQCIKCKTTCFLSALACYDCPDGLVCLSHINDLCKCSSSRQYLRYRYTLDELPAMLHKLKVRAESFDTWANKVRVALEVEDGRKRSLEELRALESEARERRFPNSELLQQLKNCLSEAEACVSRALGLVSGQEAGPHRVAGLQMTLTELRAFLDQMNNLPCAMHQIGDVKGVLEQVEAYQAEAREALASLPSSPGLLQSLLERGRQLGVEVPEAQQLQRQVEQARWLDEVKRTLAPSARRGTLAVMRGLLVAGASVAPSPAVDKAQAELQELLTIAERWEEKAHLCLEARQKHPPATLEAIIREAENIPVHLPNIQALKEALAKARAWIADVDEIQNGDHYPCLDDLEGLVAVGRDLPVGLEELRQLELQVLTAHSWREKASKTFLKKNSCYTLLEVLCPCADAGSDSTKRSRWMEKELGLYKSDTELLGLSAQDLRDPGSVIVAFKEGEQKEKEGILQLRRTNSAKPSPLASSTTASSTTSVCVCGQVPAGAGALQCDLCQDWFHGRCVSVPRLLSSPRPNPTSSPLLAWWEWDTKFLCPLCMRSRRPRLETILALLVALQRLPVRLPEGEALQCLTERAISWQGRARQALASEDVTALLGRLAELRQRLQAEPRPEEPPNYPAAPASDPLREGSGKDMPKVQGLLENGDSVTSPEKVAPEEGSDLELLSSLLPQLTGPVLELPEATRAPLEELMMEGDLLEVTLDENHSIWQLLQAGQPPDLERIRTLLEETNHQASQRESRN